TACATTACAGAGATAAGAACCTGTAATGACAACTTTACTTCATGAGAAGCTCCAGAGAAAGAAGACCTAGAGGGAGTAATGGTAGGGGGAATCCCAGGGAGACGaaaggggctggtagagggagcAGACAGAGAACAAGGGTAGAGGCAGAGTGGCTGCAGGGTTGGCCCAGTCTTCTGCATCTCCCCTGTGGGTGGAGACACTGATCTCTGTCATTGTAAGAGGGAACGATAGAATGGAATGCCCAGAAGAATGAATGACTTGAGGACAATTTCCTGAGGGACCCATGCCCTTGCAGAGCTTTTCTAGCTCTGGCATTTACATTTCTACATAGGGTGGTTTGgcccacagaaataaaaatctgcacATCTTCCATGTGTTTTTGGACCAATGGAAAAAAACAGTTACAATTCAAGTGACTTTTAAAATTCCCTATGAAACTGagttaacaaaataaatgagctTATGAACAACCAAAAAATATACTTCTCAGGTGAAAAACTATAACTGGACTTCTTTGCAAAGAAATTGTACATTTTCTTACAGGAAAAGCCACAAACTGTCTGGAAAGGAAGAGTAGATTAAATTACTTGCCTCAATGAAATTAAATATCCAGAGAATTGCTGTGCCTGTGATGATGATGACCGGGGTTTGCTCACCTGTGGCTCCCCCTCCCTGTgcagtggaggcacagccaggcaggtcTGCATCTGCAAGCAGGCCCCCTGCCtcaggtgcagctcccattggccttggTGGCCAACAGTCTGGGAGCCTCCTGGCCAatgagctgggggcgggagggggaagtcAAAGGGGAAGATTGTACAGAGCTCGGGAGcagggaaggcagtggggaggggagctgtttCTGGAGGCACAAAGGGGGGCTCTCTGGAGAGGGGTTTTCAGTGACTACGGGTAATAAGGCATGAAAGTCAGAGTTAACAAGCTAAAACGGATTCAAAGCAAATGTTTCTCTCACATATGCTGAGACAGGCTGGAAGGATGGAATTTAGATGCTAAAGCATTGGCTGGAAGGATGGAATTTTTGGTAATATCCAAATCTGTACTGACCTGGcaatgtggctgaccctttggggtcagaagaacattttgtctATGTgcgcagagtttttaaataacctctcactgtactggacctaggtgctgattgggagtcagagaactggaatgcaataaagggggctgtgtgatttctatTTTCAGCTTctcgataaccagtgtgggggaccaggagcacagtttgtgactggtcattgagtttaacttcagtgttaaccactAGCTTTTGGagcatctgctctccctttttcagcctgccctgaccttggcattttcagtgaggactACCGCAGGCACACCAGGTCACACTAAGTACTGAAGATAAATTAATAGAATGTTTTTTATGACCAAATCTTATGAAAACAACTgaactcctttgttttctttcatctgagcagagtttccagtttccaaacctgatgtgatgtCCCAGCTGGAACAAGGGGGAGAGTCATGGGTCTCAGACCTCCAGGgttcagaggaaagagagatcctgagAGCTCCCTGCATAGGTGAGGAAACATAAACCAACACAGAATCTGTAAATGTCTGAAGGAAACATCTGGGATCCCCTACAAATCCCTTGGGAGGTCTCTCAGTTCATTATTGTCGCTACCAGAGGTCATATCCTCAGGGTAACTATAGCTCATGGCTTCCTGTAGATTCTAGCAGACGCCAGGCCGTGGCTTCCTTCTTTCCCCCTGTGAATTTGGATGGGATGTGAAGGCCGAATTGATCCCCTCCTCTCTACTATTTGGGAGAAGAGTTTGGGGGAGTTCAGTTCCTGATTTTTATTTGACGTCTCTCCAGCTCTTGTTTTGATTTGGTcttcccctttccatccctgtTTGAGGTTTCTGTCTCTATCACAGCAGGTGATGCAATGGTATGTGAAAAAGAGGAGCAGAATTCTCAGCAGGAAAATGTTGAGCAAGTGGATAAACACAGAGCGGAAAGGAATGTGTCCAGGAGTCATGAGCAGGAAAAATCCTGTGAGATTCAGCACAGACCAGAAAGAGAGCAGGGAAACCAGCTAGGGGAGAAAGTGGGTAAATTTATTTCCTGTCGAGGAACTCAGAAGGATTTCAAAGAAACCACAATACAGCAGGAAATCctcaggggaaaaagaaaaaatatatgcaCTGAGTGTGGAAAAAACTTATGTGACTACTCAACCCTTAtaaagcatcagagaatccacacaggagagaggccctatgaatgcattgagtgtgggaaaaccttcaatcGCAGCTCGCACCTTATTAGTCATCAAAGAATCCACAcgggggagaggccctatgaatgctgtgagtgtgggaaaaccttcaatcACGACTCGCACCTTATTagtcatcagagaatccacacaggggagaggccctatgaatgcagtgagtgtgggaaaaccttcaatcGCAGCTCGAACCTTATTagtcatcagagaatccacacagaggagaggccctatgaatgtagtgagtgtgggaaaaacttcactaACAGCTCAAACCTTAGtaggcatcagagaatccacacaggggagagggcctatgaatgcagtgagtgtgggaaaaacttcactcaCAGATCAGGCCTTTTtgagcatcagagaatccacagaggggagaggccctatgaatgcagtgactgtgggaaaagcttcaattaCAGTTCGCACCTTATtgggcatcagagaatccacacaggggagaggccctatgaatgccatgagtgtgggaaaaacttcactcaCAGATCAGCCCtttctaaacatcagagaatccacagaggggagaggccctatgaatgcagtgactgtgggaaaagcttcaattaCAGTTCACACCTTATtgggcatcagagaatccacacaggggagaggccctatgaatgcaatgagtgtgggaaaaacttcactcaCAGATCGCACCTTATtatgcatcagagaatccacacaggggagaggccctatcaGTGCAGTgattgtgggaaaagcttcactagcAGCTCAGACCTTtccaaacatcagagaatccacacaggggagaggccctatcaATGCAGTGATTGCGGGAAAAACTTCACTAACAGCTCTGCcctttctaaccatcagagaatccacacaggggagaggccctatgaatgcagtgagtgtgggaaaaacttcactaacagctcagccctttctaaccatcagagaatccacacaggggagaggccctatgaatgccatGAGTGTGCAAAAACCTTCAATCAAAGCTCGCACCTTATtcggcatcagagaatccacagagGGGGAGGCCCTACgaatgcagtgagtgcgggaaaaccttctcTTAGCACTCAGCCCATGTTAGCCATCAGAGAATCTGCAAGGGAGATCAAGACGATAAAAACCTTTAGGGctatcaataattttttttttctgtaatactTTGGCTGATTCCCACACAGTAACTTTTAAAGCTGTTTCAACAGTTTGCAGCACCGTTATCCCTCAACTTGTCCAGATGAGGGGCCCATTTTGAccttttgcagtttgccctgttTTGAGGTGGACCCATTTGTCCTTTCTATCAGCTCCATTGTCCCATAAGTAATTCGAGTGTGCCCTTCCTATCAGGAGCCAGGGAGCATCACGTTTATACCATTCCTCCTGTTGCAACATTATTGTTAGAGTAAGCAATGATACAGATCGTATCATTGCCAGTTTTTCTCACGTTGCTCTAGGTTGTGCTGAAGAGCAGTTATATTGGGAACTTTTCaaattatattatttaaataaagaggagcaggggcaggaaaaaGTATCATTTCAGCCTCTGTGACACTGGAAGGAGATGGGGTGACTCAGagattccttccttccccatAACAGCAGAACTGTTACCTTTTGTCTGAGCTATGCAGAGTTTATCTTCATCACATTCTATCCGTCCACTTCTCCAAGTGTCGTGATGAAGTGGTCTTAGTTGTCTTTGCAATTGTTGAAGTCAGTATTGTCTCAGATGATCTGGG
The DNA window shown above is from Emys orbicularis isolate rEmyOrb1 chromosome 15, rEmyOrb1.hap1, whole genome shotgun sequence and carries:
- the LOC135889453 gene encoding zinc finger protein 436-like, with product MVCEKEEQNSQQENVEQVDKHRAERNVSRSHEQEKSCEIQHRPEREQGNQLGEKVGKFISCRGTQKDFKETTIQQEILRGKRKNICTECGKNLCDYSTLIKHQRIHTGERPYECIECGKTFNRSSHLISHQRIHTGERPYECCECGKTFNHDSHLISHQRIHTGERPYECSECGKTFNRSSNLISHQRIHTEERPYECSDCGKSFNYSSHLIGHQRIHTGERPYECHECGKNFTHRSALSKHQRIHRGERPYECSDCGKSFNYSSHLIGHQRIHTGERPYECNECGKNFTHRSHLIMHQRIHTGERPYQCSDCGKSFTSSSDLSKHQRIHTGERPYQCSDCGKNFTNSSALSNHQRIHTGERPYECSECGKNFTNSSALSNHQRIHTGERPYECHECAKTFNQSSHLIRHQRIHRGGGPTNAVSAGKPSLSTQPMLAIRESAREIKTIKTFRAINNFFFL